The following is a genomic window from Paenibacillus thiaminolyticus.
TAGGAAATTCAAAATCCACAAACCAACGTTTAAAGAGAGCTTGAGCCATTTCTTCAAGATTTTTGTTGATGGCATTGTTAAGTTCGATTTTGTCATCTAAAGATTTTAAGGTTTTGGCAATTTGATGTTGATACCCTAATTCAGGTACTTCTATCTCTAATCCAGTCATAATTTTAGTATTAAGAGAGGGCATAGTAGCACCGACGGCAATATTCCTTACATACTCTTTAAAATTCTCGAGTCCAAAATAATATGAGAGAAATATTGGATCAACTAAGCTCTTATTAGTTACTCTTACTCGTAGACAACGACCTGAAAAGAGCCATCCTTCTTCTTTATTCGAAACATAAGCACGTCTATCAACAGAACCTACACGACTAAATACTATGTCGCCCTTTTCCAAACTATATTTAGATAACCTTTTAACATCATCTTCAGAAACAAAAGGGGTATTGTCGTGAATTATTCTATTTTCCCCTAAATGTTCAACTGTGATTATTGGTGTCCCTCTCTCCACGTAGTCTTCTTTATGCAGCTGACTTCCAAAAGGACCCGTTTGCACACTTGCAACTTCTCCGACTTTATATTTAGTTAGATAAAAACTCAAACCCGATCCCCCCAAGCTGCTTGCGAATCTCGTCTTCCAACTGCCGCGACTTCGCGAATTGCTCCGCCAACTCCGCCGTTAGACGCGCCATCTTATCTTCGAACGGCTCGCTCTCCTCTTCCACATCTTCAATGCCGACATAACGTCCCGGTGTTAATATATATTCATGCTCCTGCACTTCCCCAAGCTTTGCTGCCTTGCAGAAGCCCTTCACATCTTCATACGTCCCCGCTTCCGCTTGTCCACGCCACGCATGGTATGTATCAGCCACCTTCTTGATGTCTTCCGCACTCAGCTCGCGATGCGTCCGATCTACCATATGCCCCATTTTCCGAGCATCAATGAACAGAATCTGTCCTCTGCGATCGCGTAAGCCGCGAGGTGTCTTATTCTTGGCCAGGAACCAGAGACATACCGGGATTTGCGTCGAATAGAACAACTGCCCTGGCAATGTCACAATACAGTCCACGAGATCGGCGTTTACCAGCTTGCTACGAATCTCCAGCTCTGCCGTCGTGCTTGTAGACATCGAACCATTCGCTAATACGAATCCCGCAACGCCGTTAGGAGCAAGCTTGTTCACCATATGCTGAATCCATGCATAGTTCGCATTGCCCGCAGGTGGAATACCGAATGACCAACGCGCATCCTCCGTCAGCCGGTCGCCGCCCCAATCGCTAATGTTAAACGGCGGATTGGCAAGAATATAATCCGCCTTCAAGCTCTTGTGAAGGTCATTATGGAATGTATCCGCATGACTCTCCCCCAAGTTGCTGTCAATGCCGCGAATCGCCAAGTTCATTTTACAAAGACGCCATGTCGTTGGATTCGATTCTTGACCATATACCGCGATATCCCCGAGCTTCCCTTGACGTTCTTCCACGAATTTCTCACTTTGCACGAACATGCCACCCGAACCGCAGCACGGGTCATATACGCGGCCTTTATACGGTTCAATCATCGCAACGAGCAGCTGTACGACACTGGAAGGCGTATAGAATTCGCCTCCGTTCTTCCCTTCCGCACTTGCGAACTTACTGAGGAAATATTCATATACCCGTCCAAGTACGTCCTGTGAACGGCTCTCTTCATCCCCCACCTTGAAAGAGAACAAGTCAATGACTTCGCCCAATCGGGTCTTGTCCAGTGCAGGTCTCGCATAGTCCTTTGGCAATACCCCTTTCAGAGAAGGGTTTTCGCGCTCGATATCCATCATCGCTTGGTCGATAATCTGTCCAATTTCAGGCTTCTTAGCATTTTCCTTAATATTGCTCCATCTTGCATCCTTCGGTACCCAAAATATATTCGCAGCCAGATATTCATCCCGATCTTCCGGATCTGCATAAGGTTCTTTTTTCAATGCTTCATACTTCTCTTCGAATGCATCCGATACATACTTCAGAAATAGAAGCCCCAATGCAACATGCTTATACTCTGCGGCATCCATGCTTCCGCGC
Proteins encoded in this region:
- a CDS encoding type I restriction-modification system subunit M, encoding MATANLGFEEKLWGMADKLRGSMDAAEYKHVALGLLFLKYVSDAFEEKYEALKKEPYADPEDRDEYLAANIFWVPKDARWSNIKENAKKPEIGQIIDQAMMDIERENPSLKGVLPKDYARPALDKTRLGEVIDLFSFKVGDEESRSQDVLGRVYEYFLSKFASAEGKNGGEFYTPSSVVQLLVAMIEPYKGRVYDPCCGSGGMFVQSEKFVEERQGKLGDIAVYGQESNPTTWRLCKMNLAIRGIDSNLGESHADTFHNDLHKSLKADYILANPPFNISDWGGDRLTEDARWSFGIPPAGNANYAWIQHMVNKLAPNGVAGFVLANGSMSTSTTAELEIRSKLVNADLVDCIVTLPGQLFYSTQIPVCLWFLAKNKTPRGLRDRRGQILFIDARKMGHMVDRTHRELSAEDIKKVADTYHAWRGQAEAGTYEDVKGFCKAAKLGEVQEHEYILTPGRYVGIEDVEEESEPFEDKMARLTAELAEQFAKSRQLEDEIRKQLGGIGFEFLSN